The Enterobacter asburiae genome window below encodes:
- the fdhF gene encoding formate dehydrogenase subunit alpha has protein sequence MKKVVTVCPYCASGCKIHLVVDNGKIVRAEAAQGKTNQGTLCLKGYYGWDFINDTQILTPRLKTPMIRRERGGKLEAVSWSEALDYVATRLSAIKTKYGPDAIQTTGSSRGTGNETNYVMQKFARAVIGTNNVDCCARVUHGPSVAGLHQSVGNGAMSNAINEIDNTDLVFIFGYNPADSHPIVANHVIRAKQNGAKIIVCDPRKIETARIADMHIALKNGSNIALLNAMGHVIIEENLYDQAFVATRTEGFEEYRKIVEGYTPESVETITGVSAQEIRQAARMYAGAKTAAILWGMGVTQFYQGVETVRSLTSLAMLTGNLGKAHVGVNPVRGQNNVQGACDMGALPDTYPGYQYVKFPENREKFAKAWGVESLPEHTGYRISELPHRAAHGEVRAAYIMGEDPLQTDAELSAVRKGFEDLELVIVQDIFMTKTAAAADVILPSTSWGEHEGVYTAADRGFQRFFKAVEPKWDLKTDWQIISEIATRMGYPMHYNNTQEIWDELRNLCPDFYGATYEKMGELGYIQWPCRDESEADQGTSYLFKEKFDTPNGLAQFFTCDWVAPIDKLTDEYPMVLSTVREVGHYSCRSMTGNCAALAALADEPGYAQINTADAQRLGIEDEALVWVNSRKGRIITRAQVSDRPNKGAVYMTYQWWIGACNELVTENLSPITKTPEYKYCAVRVEPIADQHAAEQYVIDEYNKLKARLRESAMC, from the coding sequence ATGAAAAAAGTCGTCACGGTTTGCCCTTATTGTGCCTCAGGTTGCAAGATCCACCTGGTGGTCGATAACGGCAAAATCGTCCGGGCGGAGGCCGCACAGGGGAAAACCAACCAGGGCACGCTATGCCTGAAAGGTTACTACGGCTGGGATTTTATTAACGATACCCAAATCCTCACCCCGCGCCTGAAAACCCCTATGATCCGCCGCGAGCGCGGCGGCAAGCTGGAAGCCGTCTCCTGGAGCGAGGCGCTGGATTACGTCGCCACGCGTCTGAGCGCCATCAAGACCAAATATGGCCCGGATGCGATTCAGACCACCGGCTCTTCACGCGGGACGGGGAATGAAACCAACTATGTGATGCAAAAATTCGCGCGCGCCGTTATTGGAACCAATAACGTCGACTGCTGCGCTCGCGTTTGACACGGCCCATCGGTTGCAGGTCTGCACCAGTCGGTCGGTAACGGCGCAATGAGTAATGCCATCAACGAGATAGATAACACCGATCTCGTCTTCATCTTTGGCTATAACCCGGCGGATTCTCACCCTATCGTCGCGAACCACGTTATTCGCGCTAAGCAGAACGGGGCGAAAATCATCGTCTGCGATCCGCGCAAAATTGAAACCGCGCGCATTGCGGATATGCACATCGCGTTGAAAAACGGCTCGAACATCGCGCTGCTGAACGCAATGGGGCACGTCATTATTGAGGAGAACCTGTACGACCAGGCGTTTGTCGCGACCCGTACGGAAGGCTTTGAAGAGTATCGGAAAATTGTCGAAGGCTATACGCCAGAGTCGGTGGAAACAATCACCGGCGTCAGCGCGCAGGAGATCCGCCAGGCGGCACGGATGTATGCCGGGGCGAAAACCGCCGCCATCCTGTGGGGAATGGGCGTGACCCAGTTCTATCAGGGCGTGGAAACCGTGCGTTCTCTGACGAGTCTCGCGATGCTGACCGGTAATCTGGGTAAAGCGCACGTCGGCGTCAACCCGGTACGTGGTCAGAATAACGTTCAGGGCGCCTGCGATATGGGCGCGCTGCCGGACACCTACCCGGGCTACCAGTACGTGAAGTTCCCGGAAAACCGCGAGAAATTCGCGAAGGCCTGGGGCGTGGAAAGCCTGCCGGAACACACCGGATATCGCATCAGCGAGCTGCCGCACCGCGCGGCGCACGGCGAAGTGCGTGCGGCCTACATCATGGGTGAAGATCCGCTCCAGACCGACGCTGAGCTGTCTGCGGTGCGCAAAGGGTTTGAGGATCTGGAGCTGGTGATTGTCCAGGATATCTTCATGACCAAAACCGCGGCGGCGGCGGATGTGATTCTACCGTCAACCTCCTGGGGCGAGCATGAAGGCGTCTACACGGCGGCGGACCGCGGCTTCCAGCGCTTCTTTAAGGCGGTCGAGCCGAAGTGGGATCTGAAAACGGACTGGCAGATCATCAGCGAAATCGCCACCCGCATGGGCTACCCGATGCACTACAACAACACTCAGGAGATCTGGGACGAGCTGCGCAATCTGTGTCCGGACTTTTATGGGGCAACCTATGAAAAAATGGGTGAGCTGGGATACATCCAGTGGCCGTGTCGGGATGAGTCAGAAGCCGACCAGGGGACGTCATACCTCTTTAAAGAGAAGTTCGACACCCCGAACGGGCTGGCGCAGTTCTTCACCTGCGACTGGGTCGCGCCGATCGATAAACTCACCGACGAGTATCCGATGGTGCTCTCCACCGTGCGTGAAGTAGGCCACTACTCCTGTCGTTCGATGACGGGTAACTGCGCCGCGCTGGCGGCGCTGGCGGACGAACCGGGCTATGCGCAAATCAACACCGCCGACGCGCAGCGCCTCGGCATTGAGGATGAAGCGCTGGTGTGGGTGAACTCGCGCAAAGGCCGGATCATTACCCGTGCGCAGGTCAGCGATCGTCCGAACAAAGGGGCGGTCTATATGACCTACCAGTGGTGGATTGGCGCCTGTAATGAGCTGGTCACGGAGAACTTAAGTCCGATAACCAAAACGCCGGAGTATAAATACTGCGCCGTACGCGTGGAGCCAATTGCGGATCAGCACGCTGCGGAACAGTATGTCATCGACGAATATAACAAGCTGAAAGCCCGACTGCGCGAAAGCGCAATGTGCTGA
- a CDS encoding Hok/Gef family protein, whose product MTPLKTALGMVFIICLTIVIFTFITRGKLCEFSIKGEHQEVAAKLACNAG is encoded by the coding sequence ATGACGCCATTAAAAACTGCGTTAGGCATGGTCTTTATTATTTGCCTGACGATAGTGATCTTTACCTTTATTACTCGAGGTAAGTTATGCGAGTTTTCAATAAAGGGTGAACATCAGGAGGTGGCGGCAAAATTAGCCTGTAACGCAGGCTAA
- a CDS encoding tetratricopeptide repeat protein: protein MKHIFLLLLLFTSLVRADEIGSQYKEQAEAGDARAQYYLADTYFSSGDSKQAALWAEKAAKGGDVDAMGLLSQILFTQGNYAQAKALAQQATIAGSKRGAIMLARVLVNTQAGKTDYPQAIKLLQTAAEDIDNDSAVDAQMLLGLIYANGVEVAQDDVQAASWFKRSSALSRTGYAEYWAGMLFRQGEKGFITPNKQKALYWLNLSCTEGFDTGCEEFDALSGE from the coding sequence ATGAAACATATTTTTCTGTTGTTGTTACTTTTTACATCGCTTGTCCGTGCCGACGAGATTGGCAGTCAGTACAAAGAACAGGCTGAAGCGGGTGACGCCCGTGCCCAGTATTATTTGGCCGATACATACTTTAGCTCCGGTGACAGCAAGCAGGCCGCACTGTGGGCCGAGAAAGCCGCTAAAGGTGGCGATGTCGACGCCATGGGGCTGCTCTCTCAAATCCTCTTTACCCAGGGAAATTATGCGCAAGCTAAGGCACTGGCGCAGCAGGCAACCATAGCGGGCAGCAAACGCGGCGCGATCATGCTGGCGCGCGTGCTGGTCAATACTCAGGCAGGTAAAACTGACTATCCTCAGGCCATCAAACTGCTGCAAACGGCGGCCGAAGATATCGATAACGATTCTGCGGTAGATGCGCAAATGCTGCTCGGGCTGATTTATGCCAACGGCGTTGAAGTTGCCCAGGACGACGTGCAGGCCGCCTCGTGGTTCAAGCGGAGCTCGGCACTTTCACGCACGGGCTACGCCGAGTACTGGGCAGGGATGTTGTTCAGGCAGGGAGAGAAAGGCTTTATCACGCCCAATAAACAGAAAGCGCTCTACTGGTTGAACCTGAGCTGCACTGAAGGGTTTGATACGGGATGCGAAGAGTTTGATGCGTTAAGCGGGGAGTAA
- a CDS encoding LysR family transcriptional regulator: MDIRTLRYFVEVVRQQSFTRAAEKLFVTQPTISKMLKNLEDELNCTLLIRDGRKLLLTDTGRVVFERGLAILAEFRQLEAELGDINHLKKGVLRLGIPPMVGMMMAGPIGLFRQRYPGVELKISEFGGLTVQQAVTNGELDVAMTALPVEEESGLATLPLFSHPLCVLVPRSGDWLKLDSVRPELLGEHPLLIYNEDFALSRQLMTLFNQHNVKPRIAVRSGQWDFLAAMVQAGVGIAILPQPICERLDKNTLRWIPLESDLHWQLGMIWREGVYLSQSAQAWLQCCEGFWVPSP; this comes from the coding sequence ATGGACATAAGAACGCTGCGCTATTTTGTCGAAGTGGTTCGTCAGCAAAGTTTTACCCGCGCAGCGGAGAAGTTGTTTGTTACCCAGCCCACCATCAGCAAGATGCTGAAAAACCTCGAAGATGAACTGAACTGTACCCTGCTGATCCGCGACGGGCGCAAGCTGTTGCTGACCGACACCGGACGCGTGGTGTTCGAACGCGGGCTGGCGATTCTGGCGGAGTTTCGCCAGCTGGAAGCAGAGCTGGGCGATATCAATCATCTGAAGAAAGGTGTGCTTCGCCTCGGCATTCCGCCAATGGTGGGGATGATGATGGCCGGACCGATCGGCCTGTTTCGCCAGCGTTATCCCGGCGTTGAGCTGAAGATTTCGGAGTTTGGTGGGTTAACCGTCCAGCAGGCCGTCACCAACGGCGAGCTCGACGTGGCAATGACCGCCCTTCCCGTTGAGGAAGAGAGCGGTCTGGCGACGCTTCCGCTCTTTAGCCACCCGCTGTGCGTGCTGGTTCCCCGCTCCGGCGACTGGCTGAAGTTAGACTCGGTGAGACCTGAACTGCTCGGCGAGCACCCTCTGCTGATCTACAACGAAGACTTCGCTCTCAGCCGCCAGCTGATGACGCTGTTTAACCAGCATAACGTCAAGCCGCGCATAGCGGTGCGCAGCGGACAGTGGGATTTCCTGGCGGCGATGGTGCAGGCCGGCGTGGGGATTGCCATTCTGCCGCAGCCTATCTGCGAGCGTCTGGATAAAAACACGCTGCGCTGGATCCCGCTGGAGAGCGACCTGCACTGGCAGCTGGGGATGATCTGGCGTGAAGGGGTGTATTTATCGCAGAGCGCGCAGGCGTGGCTGCAGTGTTGTGAGGGGTTTTGGGTGCCCTCACCCTAA
- the actP gene encoding cation/acetate symporter ActP, whose product MKRVLTALAATLPFAAHAADAITGEVQRQPTNWQAIVMFLIFVLLTLYITYWASKRVRSRNDYYTAGGNITGFQNGLAIAGDFMSAASFLGISALVYTSGYDGLIYSLGFLVGWPIILFLIAERLRNLGRYTFADVASYRLKQGPIRTLSACGSLVVVALYLIAQMVGAGKLIQLLFGLNYHIAVVLVGVLMVMYVLFGGMLATTWVQIIKAVLLLFGASFMAFMVMKHVGFSFNNLFTEAMAVHPKGEAIMSPGGLVKDPISALSLGLGLMFGTAGLPHILMRFFTVSDAREARKSVFYATGFMGYFYILTFIIGFGAIMLVGANPAFKDAAGALIGGNNMAAVHLADAVGGNLFLGFISAVAFATILAVVAGLTLAGASAVSHDLYANVIRKGASERDELKVSKITVLVLGVVAILLGILFEKQNIAFMVGLAFSIAASCNFPIILLSMYWSKLTTRGAMIGGWLGLLTAVILMILGPTIWVQILGHASAIFPYEYPALFSIAVAFIGIWFFSATDNSPEGNLEREKFRAQFIRSQTGLGVEQGRAH is encoded by the coding sequence ATGAAGAGAGTTCTGACGGCGCTCGCCGCCACGCTTCCCTTTGCCGCCCACGCGGCGGATGCCATTACCGGCGAGGTCCAGCGCCAGCCAACCAACTGGCAGGCCATTGTGATGTTCCTGATTTTCGTCCTGCTGACGCTGTACATCACCTACTGGGCGTCGAAACGCGTGCGCTCCCGTAACGATTACTACACCGCTGGCGGCAACATTACCGGCTTCCAGAACGGGCTGGCGATTGCGGGTGACTTTATGTCCGCCGCCTCTTTCCTCGGGATCTCCGCGCTGGTGTACACCTCCGGCTATGACGGCCTGATTTACTCCCTCGGCTTCCTCGTCGGCTGGCCGATCATCCTGTTCCTGATTGCCGAGCGCCTGCGTAACCTGGGCCGCTATACCTTCGCTGACGTGGCATCCTATCGCCTGAAGCAGGGGCCGATTCGCACCCTCTCTGCCTGCGGCTCGCTGGTGGTGGTGGCGCTGTACCTGATTGCGCAGATGGTCGGCGCGGGTAAATTGATCCAACTGCTGTTCGGCCTGAACTACCACATCGCGGTGGTGCTGGTTGGCGTGCTGATGGTGATGTACGTCCTGTTCGGCGGCATGCTGGCAACCACCTGGGTGCAGATCATCAAAGCGGTATTGCTGCTGTTCGGCGCCAGCTTTATGGCCTTTATGGTCATGAAACACGTCGGGTTCAGCTTCAATAACCTGTTTACTGAAGCGATGGCGGTCCACCCGAAAGGGGAAGCGATCATGAGCCCGGGCGGGCTGGTGAAAGACCCGATATCCGCGCTCTCGCTGGGTCTCGGCCTGATGTTCGGCACCGCTGGCCTGCCGCATATCCTGATGCGCTTCTTTACCGTGAGCGATGCGCGTGAAGCGCGCAAGAGCGTCTTCTACGCCACCGGTTTCATGGGTTACTTCTATATCCTCACCTTTATCATCGGCTTTGGCGCGATCATGCTGGTGGGGGCGAACCCGGCGTTTAAAGACGCGGCGGGCGCGCTGATTGGCGGTAACAACATGGCGGCGGTGCACCTGGCTGACGCGGTGGGCGGTAACCTGTTCCTCGGCTTTATCTCCGCCGTGGCCTTCGCCACCATACTTGCGGTGGTTGCAGGGCTGACGCTGGCCGGCGCGTCTGCGGTGTCGCATGACCTCTACGCTAACGTGATTCGTAAAGGCGCGAGCGAGCGCGACGAGCTGAAGGTCTCTAAAATCACCGTGCTGGTGCTGGGCGTGGTGGCGATACTGTTAGGCATTCTGTTCGAGAAGCAGAACATCGCCTTTATGGTGGGGCTGGCCTTCTCGATTGCGGCAAGCTGTAACTTCCCGATCATCCTGCTCTCCATGTACTGGTCGAAACTGACCACGCGCGGCGCGATGATTGGCGGCTGGCTGGGGCTGCTGACGGCGGTGATCCTGATGATTCTGGGCCCAACCATCTGGGTGCAGATCCTCGGTCACGCAAGCGCTATCTTCCCGTATGAATACCCGGCGCTGTTCTCTATCGCCGTGGCGTTTATCGGCATCTGGTTCTTCTCGGCCACCGACAATTCGCCGGAGGGTAACCTGGAGCGTGAGAAATTCCGCGCCCAGTTTATCCGTTCTCAAACCGGCCTGGGCGTCGAGCAGGGCCGCGCGCACTAA
- the gltP gene encoding glutamate/aspartate:proton symporter GltP yields the protein MKNIKVSLAWQILIALVLGILLGSYLHYHSDSREWLIANLLSPAGDIFIHLIKMIVVPIVISTLVVGIAGVGDAKQLGRIGAKTIIYFEVITTVAIILGITLANVFQPGSGIDMSQLATVDISKYQSTTADVQSHAHGLMGTILSLVPTNIVASMAKGEMLPIIFFSVLFGLGLSSLPATHREPLVTVFRSISETMFKVTHMVMRYAPVGVFALIAVTVANFGFASLWPLAKLVLLVHFAILFFALVVLGIVARLCGLSIWILIRILKDELILAYSTASSESVLPRIIEKMEAYGAPASITSFVVPTGYSFNLDGSTLYQSIAAIFIAQLYGIDLSLWQEIVLVLTLMVTSKGIAGVPGVSFVVLLATLGSVGIPLEGLAFIAGVDRILDMARTALNVVGNALAVLVIAKWEHKFDRKKALAYEREVLGRFDKTADQ from the coding sequence ATGAAAAACATTAAAGTCAGCCTTGCCTGGCAGATCTTAATCGCCCTTGTGCTGGGCATTTTGCTGGGCAGTTACCTCCACTATCATAGCGACAGCCGCGAATGGCTGATTGCGAACCTGCTCTCTCCGGCAGGGGATATCTTTATTCATCTGATCAAGATGATCGTGGTACCGATTGTGATCTCGACGCTGGTGGTCGGTATTGCGGGCGTCGGCGATGCGAAACAGTTAGGCCGTATTGGCGCGAAAACCATTATCTATTTCGAAGTGATCACTACGGTTGCGATTATCCTCGGTATCACGCTGGCGAACGTGTTCCAGCCGGGTTCCGGGATCGATATGTCGCAGCTGGCCACGGTGGATATTTCGAAATACCAAAGTACGACCGCTGACGTGCAGAGTCATGCGCATGGCCTGATGGGCACTATTCTGTCGCTGGTGCCGACCAACATCGTGGCGTCGATGGCGAAGGGCGAGATGCTGCCTATCATCTTCTTCTCGGTGCTGTTTGGTCTGGGACTCTCTTCACTGCCAGCGACGCATCGCGAACCGCTGGTGACCGTGTTCCGCTCTATCTCCGAAACCATGTTTAAAGTGACCCACATGGTGATGCGTTACGCGCCGGTAGGGGTGTTTGCGCTTATCGCGGTGACCGTGGCGAACTTCGGTTTTGCCTCCCTGTGGCCGCTGGCGAAGCTGGTGCTCCTGGTGCACTTCGCCATTCTGTTCTTCGCGCTGGTGGTGCTGGGGATCGTGGCGCGCCTGTGCGGGCTGAGCATCTGGATCCTGATTCGCATCCTGAAAGATGAGCTGATTCTGGCGTACTCCACGGCAAGTTCTGAGAGCGTGCTGCCGCGCATCATTGAGAAGATGGAAGCCTACGGCGCGCCTGCCTCTATTACCAGCTTCGTGGTACCGACCGGCTACTCCTTTAACCTGGACGGTTCGACGCTGTACCAGAGCATCGCCGCTATCTTTATTGCGCAACTGTACGGCATTGACCTGTCGCTGTGGCAGGAGATCGTACTGGTGCTGACGCTGATGGTGACGTCCAAAGGTATTGCAGGCGTTCCGGGCGTCTCCTTCGTGGTGCTGCTGGCAACGCTTGGCAGCGTCGGTATTCCGCTGGAAGGTCTGGCGTTTATCGCCGGTGTCGACCGTATCCTCGACATGGCGCGTACCGCGCTGAACGTGGTGGGGAATGCTCTGGCGGTGCTGGTTATCGCCAAGTGGGAACACAAATTCGATCGTAAAAAAGCGCTGGCGTATGAACGCGAGGTGCTGGGTCGTTTTGATAAGACGGCCGACCAGTAA
- the acs gene encoding acetate--CoA ligase, whose translation MSQIHKHDIPANIADRCLITPEQYHEKYQQSITAPDTFWGEQGHILDWIKPYQKVKNTSFAPGNVSIKWYEDGTLNLAANCLDRHLAERGNETAIIWEGDDASQSKHITYKELHRDVCRFANVLLEKDIKKGDVVAIYMPMVPEAAVAMLACARIGAIHSVIFGGFSPEAVAGRIVDSSSKLVITADEGVRAGRGIPLKKNVDEALKNPNVKTVSNVIVLKRTGGKIDWNEGRDLWWSDLIEKASDQHQPEEMNAEDPLFILYTSGSTGKPKGVLHTTGGYLVYAATTFKYVFDYHPGDIYWCTADVGWVTGHSYLLYGPLACGATTLMFEGVPNWPTPARMCQVVDKHQVNILYTAPTAIRALMAEGDKAIEGTDRSSLRILGSVGEPINPEAWEWYWKKIGNEKCPVMDTWWQTETGGFMITPMPGATQLKAGSATRPFFGVQPALVDNEGNPLEGATEGNLVITDSWPGQARTLFGDHDRFEQTYFSTFKNMYFSGDGARRDEDGYYWITGRVDDVLNVSGHRLGTAEIESALVSHPKIAEAAVVGIPHNIKGQAIYAYVTLNHGEEPSPELYAEVRNWVRKEIGPLATPDVLHWTDSLPKTRSGKIMRRILRKIAAGDTSNLGDTSTLADPGVVEKLLEEKQAIAMPS comes from the coding sequence ATGAGCCAAATACATAAACACGACATTCCCGCAAATATTGCGGACCGTTGCCTGATCACCCCGGAGCAGTACCACGAGAAATATCAGCAATCTATCACCGCCCCGGACACCTTCTGGGGTGAGCAGGGCCATATCCTTGACTGGATCAAACCTTATCAGAAGGTGAAGAACACCTCCTTTGCGCCCGGCAATGTCTCCATTAAATGGTATGAAGATGGCACCCTGAACCTGGCGGCGAACTGCCTCGATCGTCACCTTGCCGAGCGCGGGAACGAGACGGCCATCATCTGGGAAGGCGATGATGCCTCGCAAAGCAAACACATTACCTACAAAGAGCTGCACCGCGACGTGTGCCGCTTCGCCAACGTCCTGCTGGAAAAGGACATTAAAAAAGGCGATGTGGTCGCTATCTATATGCCGATGGTGCCGGAAGCGGCGGTGGCCATGCTGGCCTGCGCGCGTATCGGCGCGATCCACTCGGTGATTTTCGGCGGGTTCTCGCCAGAGGCGGTAGCGGGCCGCATTGTCGATTCCAGTTCAAAACTGGTGATCACCGCCGATGAAGGCGTGCGCGCCGGGCGCGGTATCCCACTGAAGAAAAACGTCGACGAAGCGCTGAAAAACCCGAACGTCAAAACGGTCAGTAACGTTATCGTCCTTAAGCGTACCGGCGGCAAAATCGACTGGAACGAGGGGCGCGACCTGTGGTGGAGCGACCTGATCGAGAAAGCGAGCGACCAGCATCAGCCGGAAGAGATGAACGCAGAAGATCCGCTGTTCATTCTTTATACTTCCGGCTCCACCGGTAAGCCGAAAGGCGTGCTTCACACCACCGGCGGCTATCTGGTCTATGCGGCCACCACCTTTAAATACGTCTTCGACTACCATCCGGGCGACATCTACTGGTGTACCGCCGACGTGGGCTGGGTTACCGGACACAGCTATCTGCTGTACGGCCCGCTGGCCTGTGGCGCAACAACGCTGATGTTTGAGGGCGTACCAAACTGGCCGACCCCGGCGCGTATGTGTCAGGTGGTCGACAAACACCAGGTCAACATTCTCTACACCGCGCCAACGGCGATCCGCGCATTAATGGCGGAAGGCGATAAAGCCATCGAAGGCACTGACCGCTCTTCATTGCGCATCCTCGGTTCCGTGGGTGAGCCAATCAACCCGGAAGCCTGGGAGTGGTACTGGAAGAAAATCGGTAACGAGAAATGCCCGGTGATGGACACCTGGTGGCAGACCGAAACCGGCGGCTTCATGATCACCCCGATGCCGGGTGCCACGCAGCTGAAGGCCGGTTCCGCAACCCGTCCGTTCTTCGGCGTGCAGCCTGCGCTGGTGGATAACGAAGGCAACCCGCTGGAAGGCGCCACCGAAGGCAATCTGGTGATCACAGACTCCTGGCCGGGTCAGGCGCGTACCCTGTTCGGCGATCACGATCGCTTCGAGCAGACCTACTTCTCGACCTTTAAAAACATGTACTTCAGCGGCGACGGCGCGCGTCGTGACGAAGACGGCTATTACTGGATAACCGGGCGCGTGGACGACGTGCTGAACGTCTCCGGCCACCGTCTGGGCACCGCTGAGATTGAATCGGCGCTGGTGTCGCATCCGAAGATTGCCGAAGCCGCCGTGGTCGGTATTCCGCACAACATCAAAGGCCAGGCGATTTACGCCTATGTCACCCTGAACCACGGCGAAGAGCCGTCGCCTGAGCTCTACGCTGAGGTGCGCAACTGGGTGCGTAAAGAGATTGGCCCGCTGGCGACGCCGGACGTGCTGCACTGGACCGACTCGCTGCCGAAAACCCGTTCCGGCAAAATTATGCGTCGTATCTTGCGCAAAATCGCGGCTGGAGACACCAGCAACCTCGGTGATACCTCAACGCTCGCGGATCCTGGCGTGGTGGAAAAACTGCTCGAAGAGAAGCAGGCCATCGCAATGCCATCGTAA
- a CDS encoding LrgB family protein, whose translation MTNFQISVLCLIATLIIYFANKRLYRRFHALPLMPLVFTPILLVLMLVFGHISWQNYIGESHWLLWLLGPATIAFAVPVYDNLAIIKRHWMSLSAGVITATVVAVCSSVWLARLFTLPDEIQRSLAVRSVTTPFALAAAKPLGGQPDLVALFVVVTGVFGMAVGDMLFLRLSIREGMAKGAGFGAASHGAGTARSYELGQQEGVVASLVMMLSGVVMVLIAPLVAWVMF comes from the coding sequence ATGACTAATTTTCAGATCAGCGTCTTGTGCCTGATTGCGACGCTAATTATCTACTTTGCCAACAAGCGGCTCTATCGCCGCTTTCACGCGCTACCGCTGATGCCGCTGGTCTTCACGCCGATCCTGCTGGTGCTGATGCTGGTCTTCGGCCATATCTCCTGGCAAAACTACATTGGCGAATCCCACTGGCTGCTGTGGCTGCTCGGCCCGGCGACCATCGCTTTTGCCGTCCCCGTTTACGACAACCTCGCCATTATCAAACGCCACTGGATGTCGCTCAGCGCAGGCGTGATCACCGCCACGGTGGTGGCGGTGTGCAGCTCCGTCTGGCTGGCGCGGCTGTTTACGCTGCCCGATGAAATTCAGCGCAGCCTGGCCGTGCGTTCGGTGACCACGCCGTTTGCGCTGGCGGCGGCTAAACCGCTCGGCGGGCAGCCGGATCTGGTGGCGCTGTTTGTTGTCGTGACGGGTGTGTTCGGTATGGCGGTCGGCGATATGTTGTTCCTGCGCTTGTCGATCCGTGAAGGGATGGCGAAAGGCGCGGGGTTTGGCGCGGCATCGCACGGGGCGGGCACGGCACGTTCGTATGAGCTGGGCCAGCAGGAGGGCGTTGTCGCAAGCCTGGTGATGATGCTTTCGGGCGTGGTAATGGTGCTGATTGCGCCGCTGGTGGCGTGGGTGATGTTTTAA
- a CDS encoding CidA/LrgA family protein, producing the protein MAVALSRVTPAVVQRLQVPVQVLLYAGLFVFAEYLVGWLHLPLPANLVGMLLMLTLILCRVIPLNWVRAGARWLLAEMLLFFVPAVVAVVNYAQLLMVDGWRIFAVIALSTLMVLGATAWVVDKVYRFEISRHKHD; encoded by the coding sequence ATGGCCGTGGCGTTAAGCCGTGTTACGCCTGCCGTTGTGCAACGACTCCAGGTCCCGGTGCAGGTACTGCTCTACGCGGGACTGTTTGTTTTCGCGGAATATCTTGTCGGCTGGCTGCATCTGCCGCTGCCTGCCAATCTTGTCGGGATGCTGCTGATGCTCACGCTTATTCTGTGCCGCGTGATCCCCCTTAACTGGGTGCGCGCCGGGGCGCGCTGGCTGCTGGCGGAGATGCTGCTGTTCTTTGTTCCTGCCGTGGTGGCGGTGGTGAACTACGCCCAGCTGCTGATGGTGGACGGCTGGCGAATCTTTGCGGTTATCGCGCTGAGTACGCTGATGGTGCTGGGGGCGACCGCCTGGGTGGTGGATAAAGTGTATCGCTTTGAAATCAGCAGGCATAAACATGACTAA
- a CDS encoding DUF485 domain-containing protein: MNDHICQQIENSAHYRELVDKRQRFAFILSIIMLVIYVGFILLIAFAPHWLGTPLHEGTSVTRGIPIGIGVIVISFLLTGVYVWRANGEFDRLNKAVLQEVKAS, translated from the coding sequence ATGAATGACCATATTTGTCAGCAGATAGAGAATAGTGCGCACTACAGGGAGCTCGTCGATAAGCGGCAACGGTTTGCCTTCATCCTTTCCATCATCATGCTGGTTATCTACGTCGGCTTTATTCTGCTGATCGCCTTTGCTCCGCACTGGCTGGGCACTCCGCTGCACGAGGGGACCAGCGTGACGCGCGGTATTCCGATTGGCATTGGCGTGATTGTGATTTCATTCTTGCTGACCGGCGTCTACGTCTGGCGCGCGAACGGTGAATTCGATCGACTTAATAAAGCGGTACTGCAAGAGGTAAAAGCATCATGA